A part of Corynebacterium mustelae genomic DNA contains:
- a CDS encoding translation initiation factor IF-2 N-terminal domain-containing protein: MADITTFDRSALGEKTRVHVLAKNLGLSSKELITSLAEIGLKKVAQSNLTRDEAEKVLDALAKTTANADDTYTEEEKLRYRVEKNVENEINQIEQKVERELAEQTGEPLEKAEDDEKIRHRVEKNVENEINQIEQKVQQDIADRLDRGLLSESETPAAVEADSDAADTSKSAASLVSSNLPEFSLIDEEEELEPVITPAPRTVGFSMPLFVAPTVDSNDDDDYDMEYYDSSDDDDENSSDSSPRKRRRGRRGTGRGAGKPELIDEDDQPISKPLALKGSTRLEAQRRRRVEMREESRKKRHIVSEAEFLARRESVNRVMVVRERERTDHPGMVTQVGVLEDDMLVEHFVTSDTQSSMVGNIYLGRVQNVLASMEAAFIDIGKGRNGVLYAGEVDWRAAGLGGRNRKIEQALKSGDQVLVQVAKDPVGQKGARLTTQISLAGRYLVYVPGGKSAGISRKLPAPERKRLKSILRDVVPNDGGAIIRTAAEGVSEEAIAADVNRLHNLWEQIQERTEKEKESKGAKPVTMYEEPNMLVKVIRDLFNEDFSALVVDGKRAWNTVHAYIQSVAPDLLSRLQRFDRLEHDGQDAFMVHRVDEQLKKALSRKVWLPSGGTLVIDRTEAMTVIDVNTGKFTGQGGNLEETVTKNNLEAAEEIVRQMRLRDLGGMIVVDFIDMVLPENQDLVLRRLTEALGRDRTRHQISEVTSLGLVQMTRKRLGTGLLETFATECEECGGRGVLIHDDPVEQRDSTTPRGKHGVLHQDPTQHPAVVAMQTAEDNEAAGVDGDGVVVKQPEREAESPSIEELAAAVIALPEESEDTDAAAAKSGSISADETSQSILPDTYEQAVAEFEQSPRRRRRTRGNSVSDIPPRPEDFDTQPQVTEVEDDEKEANIAAISHLGEGAHGRKRRRAVRKNAPETVAVERRQASGGKRRRVVRKSTTRTSADTKVSPQKLESESQPTQPETASRGRRRAVRRGTRK; encoded by the coding sequence ATGGCTGACATAACTACATTTGACCGCAGTGCGCTCGGTGAAAAAACCCGCGTACATGTCTTAGCAAAGAACCTTGGATTAAGTTCCAAGGAACTCATCACCTCCCTCGCTGAGATCGGATTGAAAAAGGTCGCTCAATCCAATCTGACCCGCGATGAAGCGGAAAAAGTCCTAGACGCGCTAGCCAAAACGACAGCAAATGCCGATGACACGTATACCGAGGAAGAAAAACTACGGTATCGGGTGGAAAAGAACGTTGAAAACGAAATCAACCAGATTGAGCAAAAAGTCGAGCGTGAACTCGCGGAACAAACCGGCGAACCGTTGGAAAAGGCAGAAGACGACGAAAAAATCCGCCACCGAGTAGAGAAAAACGTTGAAAACGAAATCAACCAAATCGAACAAAAAGTTCAACAAGACATTGCCGATCGGTTGGATCGTGGTCTTTTGAGCGAGAGCGAAACTCCCGCAGCCGTGGAGGCGGATTCAGACGCAGCAGACACATCCAAGTCGGCCGCATCTTTAGTTTCGTCGAATCTTCCAGAATTTAGCCTCATAGACGAAGAAGAGGAATTAGAACCGGTAATCACACCTGCGCCGCGCACTGTTGGCTTTAGCATGCCGCTATTCGTCGCACCCACCGTCGACAGCAACGACGACGATGACTACGACATGGAGTATTACGACAGCAGTGATGACGATGACGAAAATAGCAGCGACTCCTCTCCACGCAAACGACGCCGGGGTCGCCGTGGAACCGGACGCGGCGCCGGAAAACCGGAGCTAATCGACGAAGACGATCAACCCATCAGCAAGCCGCTTGCCCTCAAAGGCTCGACGCGATTGGAGGCGCAACGGCGACGTCGGGTGGAAATGCGTGAGGAATCGCGCAAGAAACGCCACATCGTTTCCGAAGCCGAGTTTCTAGCGCGCCGGGAATCAGTTAACCGGGTAATGGTGGTTCGGGAACGCGAACGCACCGACCATCCGGGCATGGTCACGCAGGTGGGCGTGTTGGAAGACGACATGCTTGTTGAGCACTTCGTCACCTCAGACACCCAGTCGTCCATGGTAGGCAACATCTACCTGGGCCGGGTGCAAAACGTCCTAGCATCCATGGAGGCAGCTTTCATCGACATAGGCAAAGGACGCAACGGCGTGCTTTATGCAGGTGAGGTAGATTGGCGTGCCGCTGGCCTAGGTGGACGTAATCGCAAGATAGAGCAGGCACTTAAATCTGGCGATCAAGTATTGGTTCAGGTTGCCAAGGACCCGGTGGGGCAAAAAGGCGCACGGCTGACCACACAGATTTCGCTTGCTGGCCGCTACCTGGTGTACGTACCCGGTGGTAAGTCCGCAGGGATTTCCCGGAAACTCCCGGCCCCGGAACGCAAACGGTTAAAGTCCATCCTGCGTGACGTTGTGCCCAACGACGGGGGAGCAATCATCCGGACTGCTGCGGAAGGAGTTTCGGAAGAGGCTATCGCCGCTGACGTTAACCGCTTGCACAATCTGTGGGAGCAAATCCAAGAGCGCACCGAGAAAGAAAAAGAATCCAAAGGCGCAAAGCCCGTCACCATGTACGAAGAGCCGAACATGTTGGTGAAGGTTATCCGCGATCTGTTTAACGAGGATTTCTCCGCGCTTGTTGTTGACGGTAAGCGGGCATGGAACACCGTTCATGCGTATATCCAATCGGTTGCGCCTGATTTGCTGTCGCGGCTTCAGCGTTTCGATCGCTTAGAACACGACGGACAAGATGCGTTTATGGTGCATCGGGTGGACGAACAATTAAAGAAAGCACTTAGCCGGAAAGTATGGCTGCCATCTGGTGGAACCTTAGTCATTGATCGGACCGAGGCTATGACCGTCATTGATGTCAATACTGGCAAGTTCACCGGTCAGGGCGGAAATCTGGAAGAAACCGTTACGAAAAATAACCTAGAAGCTGCGGAGGAAATTGTTCGCCAAATGCGGCTTCGAGATCTAGGCGGCATGATCGTGGTCGATTTCATCGACATGGTGTTGCCAGAAAACCAAGATCTGGTGCTGCGGAGGCTCACTGAGGCACTAGGCCGAGATCGCACTCGACATCAGATTTCTGAGGTCACGAGCTTAGGCTTGGTTCAAATGACCCGGAAACGATTGGGAACCGGTTTACTTGAGACTTTCGCTACGGAATGTGAGGAATGCGGTGGCCGGGGTGTCCTAATCCATGATGATCCGGTCGAGCAACGAGATTCCACCACGCCACGCGGTAAACACGGTGTTTTGCATCAGGACCCCACCCAGCATCCAGCTGTAGTCGCCATGCAAACTGCGGAAGATAACGAAGCTGCCGGGGTTGATGGCGATGGTGTCGTTGTTAAACAACCGGAACGGGAAGCCGAATCGCCTTCCATCGAAGAGTTGGCAGCTGCGGTCATAGCCTTGCCGGAGGAGTCCGAAGATACTGATGCAGCGGCAGCCAAGTCCGGTTCAATCTCTGCGGATGAAACGTCACAGAGTATCCTTCCAGACACCTATGAGCAGGCAGTGGCGGAGTTTGAACAATCACCGCGCCGTAGACGTAGGACACGCGGAAACTCCGTCTCGGATATCCCGCCGCGTCCTGAGGACTTTGATACGCAGCCGCAAGTGACTGAGGTCGAGGACGACGAAAAAGAAGCAAACATCGCCGCAATTTCGCACCTGGGTGAGGGCGCGCATGGTCGTAAACGGCGGCGGGCAGTCCGAAAGAACGCGCCGGAAACCGTGGCTGTGGAGCGTCGTCAAGCATCTGGCGGGAAACGACGTCGTGTCGTACGCAAATCCACAACCCGCACTTCGGCTGATACCAAGGTTAGCCCTCAAAAACTAGAGTCGGAGTCGCAACCAACCCAGCCGGAGACTGCTTCTCGTGGGCGGCGACGCGCTGTGCGCCGGGGCACACGGAAATGA
- a CDS encoding anti-sigma factor: protein MQEPHRNGDTPVFDDLVDTLLFSPDAEPRTEQALETDSPSFEAESAPTTKSNRANLWFAVAAACSVLALSSGLYIFDEMRNNEQAAAELSSQLPTEPSAMSRITMVDPTNTSAESAEITEAEVFAEPEEPQAITLESITTAEDAQVQVIDIYGARGEIHSSAALGQAGLFVTGFPTPPPGIGIQMWTTNPEGVVSSAGMVTPTDSGTWMPAAPGTTRIMLSEEPETGSENPTGGVIVDYGF, encoded by the coding sequence ATGCAGGAACCACACCGAAATGGTGATACCCCCGTTTTCGATGATTTGGTGGATACCTTACTCTTCTCCCCAGACGCAGAGCCCAGAACCGAGCAAGCACTAGAAACCGACTCACCTTCTTTCGAGGCCGAGTCAGCACCAACAACAAAATCCAACCGCGCCAATCTTTGGTTTGCAGTTGCCGCAGCCTGTAGCGTCCTCGCACTCAGCAGTGGTCTTTATATTTTTGATGAGATGCGAAATAACGAACAGGCAGCTGCCGAGCTTAGTTCTCAGCTTCCGACAGAGCCATCTGCGATGTCACGTATCACCATGGTTGATCCAACTAACACTTCCGCAGAATCTGCTGAAATTACAGAAGCTGAGGTTTTTGCCGAACCAGAAGAACCCCAGGCAATAACGCTTGAATCAATAACTACAGCTGAAGATGCACAGGTTCAGGTTATCGACATCTACGGGGCGCGGGGAGAGATTCACTCATCAGCAGCATTGGGACAAGCCGGGCTTTTCGTCACAGGTTTCCCCACCCCACCTCCCGGGATTGGTATCCAGATGTGGACGACCAATCCAGAGGGAGTCGTGTCGTCTGCCGGAATGGTCACCCCGACCGACAGCGGCACTTGGATGCCCGCCGCACCTGGAACTACTCGCATTATGCTCAGCGAAGAACCAGAGACAGGTAGCGAGAACCCGACCGGTGGCGTTATCGTTGACTACGGATTTTAA
- the ndk gene encoding nucleoside-diphosphate kinase, translating to MTERTLILIKPDGVASGHVGEIIARIERKGLKLVALDLRVADRETAEKHYAEHADKPFFGELVEFITSAPLVAGVIEGPRAIDAWRQLAGGTDPVAKATPGTIRGDFALNVAENVVHGSDSEESAAREIGIWFPNL from the coding sequence ATGACTGAACGTACCTTGATTCTGATTAAGCCAGACGGTGTTGCATCTGGCCATGTTGGTGAAATCATCGCTCGGATTGAGCGCAAAGGCTTGAAGCTCGTGGCATTGGATCTGCGCGTCGCGGATCGAGAAACCGCTGAAAAGCACTACGCTGAGCATGCTGACAAGCCTTTCTTCGGGGAACTAGTTGAATTCATCACATCCGCACCGCTTGTTGCTGGCGTGATCGAAGGCCCACGTGCGATCGACGCATGGCGCCAGCTAGCTGGTGGCACCGATCCGGTGGCTAAGGCTACCCCTGGCACAATCCGAGGCGATTTTGCTTTGAACGTTGCTGAAAACGTGGTTCACGGCTCCGATTCCGAGGAATCCGCTGCACGGGAAATTGGCATCTGGTTCCCTAACCTTTAA
- a CDS encoding DUF4233 domain-containing protein translates to MSSSETVEYGPLGPGHEPVKDPMKGLRGVMAGAMMMQSITFYLVLTVILRVDNGAHWTTFNWVSVTVLATVMLIMSFMQSRPWALKVNIAIQVIALCGFYIHVSMGIVAVLFALVWWYILYLRRNLLERMKRGLLTTQHM, encoded by the coding sequence ATGAGTAGTTCCGAAACTGTCGAATATGGGCCGCTGGGTCCGGGACACGAACCTGTTAAAGACCCCATGAAAGGGTTGCGTGGCGTGATGGCTGGCGCAATGATGATGCAGTCGATCACCTTTTATTTGGTACTCACGGTTATCCTTCGAGTTGATAACGGCGCGCATTGGACCACCTTTAACTGGGTCAGCGTCACGGTTTTAGCTACCGTGATGTTGATTATGAGCTTTATGCAGTCACGACCTTGGGCGCTCAAAGTAAATATTGCCATCCAGGTAATTGCATTATGTGGTTTCTATATTCACGTATCGATGGGAATAGTTGCGGTTCTATTCGCCCTAGTGTGGTGGTACATTCTCTATCTACGCCGGAACTTATTGGAACGAATGAAACGCGGTTTGCTTACTACGCAGCACATGTAG
- the folC gene encoding bifunctional tetrahydrofolate synthase/dihydrofolate synthase: protein MDELNLGEVTLGEGGLSLPIDASGDVEKPAPVEITPTDLAALAEVEAELDTRWNETTIDPTLWRMELLMDLLGNPERAFPAIHVAGTNGKTSTVRMIESLMRAFHRRTGRTTSPHLQLVTERIAIDGVPIHPRDYVRVWQEIKPYVEMADAESMKQGGPRLSKFEVLTAMAYAAFADAPVDVAIIEVGLGGRWDATNVINADVAVITPVGVDHTEYLGDTIEEIAAEKAGIIKPRWDLSDLLAPPDNVAIIGEQTPEAMAVILEHAVNADASVARSGVEFGLTESAIAVGGQMLTLHGLAGEYPDIFLPLSGEHQARNAATALAAVEAFFGAGPGRSLDLDTVREGFATVESPGRLERVRTAPTVFIDAAHNPHGAAALGAALDRDFDFGRLIGVVAVLGDKDARNILLALEPYCAEIVVTQNTSPRALPVADLADYAQEIFGEERVHVAANLPGAIELAVELAEDTDIQSGAGVIVTGSVVTAGEARTLFGKEPA from the coding sequence ATGGACGAGCTGAACCTAGGAGAAGTCACGTTGGGCGAGGGCGGACTAAGTTTGCCTATCGACGCCAGTGGGGACGTCGAAAAGCCAGCACCGGTAGAGATAACCCCAACTGACCTCGCTGCTTTGGCAGAGGTCGAGGCGGAATTGGACACCCGGTGGAATGAAACCACCATTGATCCCACGTTGTGGCGAATGGAACTGCTGATGGATCTGCTGGGTAACCCCGAGCGGGCATTCCCAGCGATCCATGTCGCGGGTACGAACGGGAAAACCTCCACCGTTCGGATGATCGAATCCCTGATGCGGGCGTTTCATCGCCGTACTGGGCGAACAACTAGCCCACACCTGCAATTGGTCACCGAACGCATTGCCATTGACGGTGTCCCCATTCACCCCCGCGATTACGTGCGAGTATGGCAGGAAATAAAGCCTTACGTGGAGATGGCGGATGCCGAGAGCATGAAACAAGGCGGGCCGAGGCTGTCGAAATTTGAAGTGCTCACCGCGATGGCGTACGCCGCCTTTGCCGATGCCCCAGTCGATGTTGCGATCATTGAAGTGGGACTCGGCGGGCGGTGGGATGCTACCAATGTTATCAATGCGGATGTCGCTGTGATTACCCCGGTCGGGGTGGATCACACTGAATACCTTGGCGATACCATCGAAGAGATCGCGGCGGAAAAAGCCGGAATTATCAAACCTCGGTGGGATCTTTCTGACCTGCTAGCCCCACCTGACAACGTTGCGATCATCGGTGAGCAAACGCCGGAAGCAATGGCTGTTATTTTGGAACATGCGGTTAACGCTGATGCTTCAGTAGCGCGCAGCGGCGTGGAATTTGGGCTGACTGAATCCGCGATCGCGGTAGGTGGGCAGATGCTGACACTTCACGGTTTGGCTGGTGAATACCCCGATATTTTCTTGCCGCTTTCTGGTGAACATCAGGCGCGCAATGCGGCCACTGCGCTTGCTGCGGTGGAGGCATTCTTCGGTGCCGGGCCAGGCCGCAGTTTAGATCTTGATACGGTGCGTGAGGGCTTTGCGACGGTTGAAAGTCCCGGCCGGTTGGAACGAGTTCGCACTGCCCCCACGGTCTTTATCGACGCTGCGCACAATCCACACGGGGCAGCCGCATTGGGGGCCGCATTGGACCGCGACTTTGACTTCGGCCGATTGATCGGAGTGGTTGCGGTGCTGGGTGATAAAGACGCCCGCAATATTTTGTTGGCCTTAGAACCGTATTGTGCGGAAATTGTTGTAACGCAAAACACCAGTCCACGGGCATTACCAGTGGCTGACCTAGCGGATTACGCGCAGGAGATTTTTGGGGAAGAACGGGTTCACGTTGCCGCAAATCTGCCCGGCGCTATAGAACTAGCAGTGGAATTAGCCGAAGACACCGATATTCAATCAGGAGCCGGCGTTATTGTGACCGGATCTGTAGTAACGGCTGGTGAAGCCCGAACATTGTTTGGAAAGGAACCTGCATGA
- a CDS encoding valine--tRNA ligase yields the protein MAEMNRADKLPKSWEPKTVEEKLYQEWVDGGYFVADADSDKPAFSIVLPPPNVTGQLHMGHALDHTLMDCIARRKRMQGYEVLWLPGMDHAGIATQSKVEARLKETEGKSRWDYERDDFIAKVWQWKEEFGGTIGKQMRAIGDSVDWSRERFTLDKGLSRAVTTIFKQLYDRGWIYRANRLINWSPILETAVSDIEVVYKDVEGELVSIRYGSLDDDQPHVVVATTRVETMLGDVAVAVHPDDKRYADLVGTTLPHPFIAGREMVVVADDYVDPEFGTGAVKITPAHDPNDYALGLRHGLDMPTIMDESGKIAGTGTEFDGMDRFEARVKIREALAEQGRIVAEKRPYVHSVGHSERSGEPIEPRLSLQWFVKVEELAKMAGDAIRSGDTVIHPKSAEPRYFDWVDDMHDWTISRQLWWGHRIPIWYGPDGEVVCLGPDEVAPEGYTQDPDVLDTWFSSALWPFSTMGWPDKTPDLAKFYPTSVLVTAYDILFFWVARMMMFGTFAAQQTPEVLGHGTDGRPQVPFTDLFLHGLVRDEHGRKMSKSLGNGIDPMDWVRDYGADALRFTLARGANPGVDLPVGEDSAQSSRNFATKLFNATRFALMNGAHTGQLPAREELTDADRWILDRLEQVRVDVDDYLDRYQFAKANEALYQFTWGELCDWYVEIAKVQIPRDFDTASAEEQRRGITTQIVLGNVLDAVLRLLHPAMPFITEVLWKALTDGESLTIAAWPDATITNGGAATDKLAARRMADVEKLVTELRRFRSDQGVKPSQKVPAAIDFTAADLADQEGVIRSLAKVDVPPTDFQASATVEVRLSTATIEVSLDTSGTVDKEAERKRLEKDLAAAQKELDGTTKKLANEAFLSKAPAAVVDKIKTRQQIAQEEVARITARLGEL from the coding sequence ATGGCTGAAATGAATCGTGCAGATAAACTGCCCAAAAGTTGGGAACCGAAAACAGTAGAAGAAAAGTTGTATCAAGAGTGGGTTGACGGGGGATACTTCGTTGCTGATGCCGATTCTGATAAGCCAGCATTTTCTATCGTGCTACCTCCTCCCAACGTCACTGGGCAACTGCACATGGGGCATGCCTTGGATCACACGTTAATGGACTGCATTGCGCGTCGTAAGCGAATGCAGGGCTACGAAGTTTTGTGGTTGCCGGGCATGGATCATGCCGGAATTGCGACCCAATCTAAGGTGGAGGCGCGGCTGAAGGAAACCGAAGGGAAGTCCCGGTGGGATTACGAGCGCGATGATTTCATTGCCAAAGTGTGGCAGTGGAAGGAAGAATTTGGCGGCACCATTGGTAAGCAAATGCGCGCCATTGGCGACTCCGTCGACTGGTCGCGGGAGCGGTTCACCCTTGACAAGGGATTGTCGCGGGCGGTGACCACGATTTTCAAGCAGTTGTACGATCGCGGTTGGATTTACCGCGCGAACCGGTTGATCAATTGGTCACCGATTTTAGAAACTGCGGTTTCGGATATTGAGGTTGTATACAAAGACGTTGAGGGCGAGCTGGTTTCGATCCGCTACGGTTCGCTTGACGACGACCAGCCGCACGTCGTGGTTGCCACTACCCGGGTGGAAACCATGTTGGGTGACGTCGCGGTCGCAGTGCACCCGGATGACAAGCGCTACGCGGATTTGGTAGGCACCACTTTGCCGCATCCATTTATTGCCGGGCGCGAGATGGTAGTTGTTGCTGATGACTACGTCGATCCGGAATTTGGAACTGGTGCAGTGAAGATCACCCCGGCGCACGACCCGAATGACTACGCGTTGGGGCTGCGGCATGGGTTGGACATGCCAACCATCATGGATGAAAGCGGAAAGATTGCTGGTACCGGAACGGAATTTGATGGCATGGATCGGTTCGAGGCGCGGGTGAAAATCCGGGAAGCGTTGGCTGAGCAGGGGCGAATTGTGGCCGAAAAACGACCCTATGTTCACTCCGTTGGGCACTCAGAACGCTCCGGTGAGCCGATTGAACCTCGGTTATCCTTGCAGTGGTTTGTCAAAGTTGAGGAACTGGCGAAGATGGCGGGTGACGCCATACGTAGTGGTGACACGGTTATTCACCCGAAATCCGCTGAGCCTCGGTATTTCGACTGGGTTGATGACATGCACGACTGGACAATTTCGCGTCAATTGTGGTGGGGTCACCGGATTCCTATCTGGTACGGGCCAGACGGCGAAGTCGTGTGTCTCGGGCCGGATGAGGTCGCACCGGAAGGATATACCCAAGACCCTGACGTTTTGGATACCTGGTTCAGCTCAGCATTATGGCCGTTTTCCACTATGGGGTGGCCGGATAAGACCCCAGACCTGGCCAAGTTTTATCCGACATCTGTGCTAGTGACTGCCTATGACATTTTGTTCTTCTGGGTTGCTCGAATGATGATGTTTGGCACCTTCGCAGCCCAGCAGACACCGGAGGTCTTGGGCCACGGGACCGATGGTCGGCCACAAGTGCCATTTACTGATTTATTCTTGCACGGCTTGGTTCGGGACGAACACGGCCGCAAGATGAGTAAATCGCTGGGTAATGGTATTGATCCGATGGATTGGGTTCGGGACTACGGTGCCGATGCATTGCGGTTTACTCTAGCGCGTGGCGCCAATCCGGGGGTTGATTTGCCGGTGGGAGAGGATTCAGCCCAAAGCTCCCGTAACTTTGCCACCAAGTTGTTTAATGCCACCCGGTTTGCACTTATGAACGGCGCACACACGGGACAATTGCCAGCACGGGAGGAATTAACCGATGCAGATCGGTGGATTCTGGATCGGTTGGAACAGGTACGGGTAGACGTTGATGATTACCTGGATCGGTATCAGTTTGCCAAAGCAAACGAGGCGTTGTATCAGTTCACTTGGGGCGAACTATGCGACTGGTATGTCGAAATCGCCAAGGTACAAATTCCACGGGATTTCGACACCGCTTCGGCGGAAGAACAACGTCGGGGAATCACAACCCAGATTGTTTTGGGAAATGTATTGGATGCCGTGCTGCGCTTATTGCACCCAGCCATGCCGTTTATCACCGAAGTTCTGTGGAAGGCGCTGACCGATGGCGAGAGCCTAACCATTGCTGCATGGCCGGATGCCACGATCACCAACGGTGGTGCGGCTACTGATAAGTTGGCTGCCCGGCGCATGGCAGACGTCGAAAAGCTGGTGACGGAGCTACGTCGGTTCCGCTCCGATCAAGGAGTAAAACCAAGCCAAAAGGTTCCAGCTGCGATCGACTTCACCGCTGCGGATTTGGCTGATCAAGAAGGAGTCATTCGGTCCCTGGCCAAGGTTGACGTACCACCGACAGATTTTCAGGCGTCGGCAACCGTCGAGGTGCGGCTGAGCACCGCGACCATAGAAGTATCGCTGGATACCTCAGGAACTGTGGATAAGGAAGCTGAACGCAAGCGGCTTGAAAAAGACCTGGCAGCGGCGCAAAAGGAACTTGACGGAACCACAAAGAAGCTAGCCAACGAAGCATTTTTGAGCAAAGCACCTGCGGCGGTGGTGGACAAGATTAAGACCAGACAGCAGATCGCTCAGGAAGAAGTTGCACGTATTACCGCCCGGCTTGGGGAATTGTGA
- a CDS encoding MerR family transcriptional regulator — protein sequence MKISEVAAIVGCTPRAIRHYHQIGVLEEPPRLSNGYRNYRITDIAAIVRIRALIAAGIPIESASQTIDLHAALQSLDNRIQSLERQRAQLLRYLTEGFGIPEPIATKLRSTVPTAEFEMWELMAFSGITTEKTWQVVEQNLNNPHLVANTLRFYALWSDLSDSDFDEAALLIDDSIMKDIWQTFREGDLSFPPGALSLSPPQEQFLTSMAAIMINRLGSS from the coding sequence ATGAAGATCTCAGAAGTCGCTGCCATTGTCGGTTGCACCCCCAGGGCTATCCGGCACTACCACCAGATAGGTGTGCTGGAAGAACCACCACGACTGAGCAACGGTTACCGCAACTACCGGATCACCGATATTGCTGCAATCGTTCGCATTCGCGCCCTCATCGCAGCAGGTATTCCCATAGAATCCGCTTCGCAAACAATCGACCTACACGCCGCGCTGCAATCATTAGACAACCGAATCCAGTCACTTGAACGACAACGGGCCCAACTCCTCCGCTACCTCACTGAGGGATTCGGAATTCCCGAACCAATAGCAACAAAACTACGCTCTACCGTTCCCACCGCGGAATTTGAAATGTGGGAACTAATGGCTTTTTCTGGCATAACAACCGAAAAAACATGGCAGGTGGTAGAACAAAACCTCAATAACCCTCACTTGGTTGCTAATACCCTACGGTTCTATGCCTTGTGGTCTGATCTTTCGGACTCGGATTTCGATGAAGCTGCACTGCTTATCGACGATTCCATCATGAAAGATATCTGGCAAACTTTTCGCGAAGGGGATCTCAGTTTTCCACCTGGGGCGCTATCGCTAAGCCCGCCCCAAGAACAGTTCTTAACCAGCATGGCTGCGATTATGATTAACCGGCTAGGCTCATCATGA
- a CDS encoding malate dehydrogenase — protein MSQSVKKIAVTGAAGQIAYSLLWRIANGDVYGKDTPIELQLLEIPDAISGAEGVAMELNDSAFPLLKNIVVTDKLEEAFDGTNAAFLVGAKPRGKGEERSDLLAANGKIFGPQGAAINDHAADDIRVLVVGNPANTNALIAMHAAKDVPNDRFNAMMRLDHNRALSQLSAKLGCDKNDINDLVVWGNHSATQFPDLTYTTVAGEKIFDSLDHSWYVDEFIPRVAKRGAEIIEVRGKSSAASAASSAIDHMHDWINGTERWATAAIPSDGSYGIPEGLIVGLPTVSRGGAWEIVSGLELSDFQKARIEANVTELEEERNAVSHLLG, from the coding sequence ATGAGCCAATCCGTAAAGAAGATCGCCGTCACGGGTGCTGCTGGCCAAATTGCATATTCACTTCTATGGCGTATCGCAAACGGTGATGTCTACGGTAAGGACACTCCCATCGAATTGCAGCTGTTGGAAATCCCAGATGCCATCAGCGGTGCTGAGGGAGTTGCCATGGAATTGAATGACTCGGCATTCCCACTGCTGAAGAACATCGTGGTGACCGATAAACTGGAGGAAGCCTTCGACGGAACCAATGCTGCGTTCCTAGTTGGCGCCAAGCCACGTGGCAAGGGTGAAGAGCGTTCCGATTTGTTGGCTGCTAATGGCAAAATTTTCGGGCCACAGGGCGCTGCGATCAATGACCACGCTGCGGACGACATTCGGGTTCTGGTGGTAGGAAACCCAGCTAATACCAATGCTTTGATCGCCATGCATGCTGCAAAGGATGTGCCAAATGATCGCTTCAATGCCATGATGCGCTTAGACCACAACCGGGCGCTATCGCAGCTATCAGCCAAGTTGGGCTGCGATAAAAATGACATCAACGACCTGGTTGTGTGGGGTAATCACTCCGCAACGCAGTTCCCAGACTTGACTTACACCACCGTGGCTGGGGAGAAAATCTTCGACAGCTTGGATCACTCTTGGTATGTAGATGAGTTCATTCCACGCGTCGCAAAGCGTGGTGCGGAAATCATTGAGGTTCGGGGTAAGTCCTCGGCTGCTTCGGCTGCATCGTCAGCTATCGACCACATGCATGACTGGATTAATGGCACTGAACGGTGGGCGACCGCAGCTATTCCTTCTGATGGTTCTTATGGCATTCCTGAAGGGCTGATCGTAGGCCTGCCAACCGTGTCCCGTGGTGGGGCGTGGGAGATTGTTTCTGGTCTGGAGCTCTCAGACTTCCAAAAGGCGCGTATCGAGGCCAACGTAACGGAATTGGAAGAAGAGCGCAACGCTGTTTCGCACCTTCTGGGTTAA